In one Tripterygium wilfordii isolate XIE 37 chromosome 22, ASM1340144v1, whole genome shotgun sequence genomic region, the following are encoded:
- the LOC119992057 gene encoding uncharacterized protein LOC119992057 isoform X1: MTMVPAQTLSKHHQLYCGGYGGSYTEEETAAGLLEGSDLVVVSAAHNPMAEDESRTTILTNTTGASLNNNEAAASSSKDAGAEEDDSWLQLSIGGSAKTNTHAGVGLVELDLLPPSGSEGERVISQENTRVLAVATPIFHVPRPLPRPVPSFLFQTAAGSSSSTVVLPHPHYRQENIDWTFRPAVLSIGTNSLSSPTSCNQPSTFMQLGSYFSRTPFQFLGGGGCGGGSSLDFRVIDPPRRPYSGIWFSLQASQNQAKEPFLPQIPNSYLRIRDGRMTVRLVMKYLANKLRLDSESEIEIICRGQQLVPFLTLQHVRDNIWNPRDTFTLLPNSSTTHHLMVLQYGRIS, from the exons ATGACCATGGTTCCTGCCCAAACCCTCTCCAAACATCATCAGTTATACTGTGGCGGTTATGGTGGCAGTTACACGGAAGAAGAAACGGCGGCTGGCTTATTAGAAGGATCTGATCTAGTGGTCGTGTCGGCGGCTCATAATCCAATGGCGGAAGATGAATCAAGAACAACCATATTAACTAATACCACCGGCGCTAGTCTTAACAATAACGAAGCTGCGGCTTCAAGCTCTAAAGACGCCGGAGCCGAAGAAGATGACAGCTGGCTCCAGCTCAGCATAGGCGGCTCTGCCAAAACTAACACTCATGCGGGCGTAGGTTTAGTAGAGCTTGATCTGTTACCTCCCTCCGGTAGCGAGGGCGAAAGAGTCATTTCACAAGAGAATACAAGAGTACTGGCGGTGGCTACACCAATTTTTCACGTGCCGCGGCCTTTGCCGCGGCCTGTCCCGTCTTTTTTGTTTCAGACAGCGGCGGGGAGTAGTTCGAGCACGGTTGTTCTTCCTCATCCTCATTATCGTCAAGAGAATATTGATTGGACATTTAGGCCTGCAGTGTTGAGTATAGGGACGAATTCATTGTCGTCACCAACTTCATGTAATCAGCCGTCCACGTTTATGCAATTGGGTTCGTATTTTTCTCGAACACCATTTCAATTTCtcggtggtggtggttgtggtgGTGGATCGAGTTTGGATTTTAGAGTTATTGATCCTCCCAGGAGACCCTATTCTGGCATTTGGTTTTCGCTTCAAGCCTCACAAAACCA AGCTAAAGAACCCTTCTTGCCTCAAATACCAAATAGCTATCTAAGAATCAG GGATGGAAGGATGACAGTTCGTTTAGTAATGAAATATCTGGCTAACAAGCTGAGATTGGATAGCGAATCAGAG ATAGAGATAATATGTAGAGGACAACAACTTGTACCTTTCTTGACGCTTCAGCACGTACGAGATAATATATGGAATCCAAGAGACACATTTACATTGCTTCCAAATTCATCAACTACACATCATCTGATGGTGCTTCAATATGGTAGAATTTCTTAA
- the LOC119992057 gene encoding uncharacterized protein LOC119992057 isoform X2 — translation MTMVPAQTLSKHHQLYCGGYGGSYTEEETAAGLLEGSDLVVVSAAHNPMAEDESRTTILTNTTGASLNNNEAAASSSKDAGAEEDDSWLQLSIGGSAKTNTHAGVGLVELDLLPPSGSEGERVISQENTRVLAVATPIFHVPRPLPRPVPSFLFQTAAGSSSSTVVLPHPHYRQENIDWTFRPAVLSIGTNSLSSPTSCNQPSTFMQLGSYFSRTPFQFLGGGGCGGGSSLDFRVIDPPRRPYSGIWFSLQASQNQAKEPFLPQIPNSYLRIRDGRMTVRLVMKYLANKLRLDSESER, via the exons ATGACCATGGTTCCTGCCCAAACCCTCTCCAAACATCATCAGTTATACTGTGGCGGTTATGGTGGCAGTTACACGGAAGAAGAAACGGCGGCTGGCTTATTAGAAGGATCTGATCTAGTGGTCGTGTCGGCGGCTCATAATCCAATGGCGGAAGATGAATCAAGAACAACCATATTAACTAATACCACCGGCGCTAGTCTTAACAATAACGAAGCTGCGGCTTCAAGCTCTAAAGACGCCGGAGCCGAAGAAGATGACAGCTGGCTCCAGCTCAGCATAGGCGGCTCTGCCAAAACTAACACTCATGCGGGCGTAGGTTTAGTAGAGCTTGATCTGTTACCTCCCTCCGGTAGCGAGGGCGAAAGAGTCATTTCACAAGAGAATACAAGAGTACTGGCGGTGGCTACACCAATTTTTCACGTGCCGCGGCCTTTGCCGCGGCCTGTCCCGTCTTTTTTGTTTCAGACAGCGGCGGGGAGTAGTTCGAGCACGGTTGTTCTTCCTCATCCTCATTATCGTCAAGAGAATATTGATTGGACATTTAGGCCTGCAGTGTTGAGTATAGGGACGAATTCATTGTCGTCACCAACTTCATGTAATCAGCCGTCCACGTTTATGCAATTGGGTTCGTATTTTTCTCGAACACCATTTCAATTTCtcggtggtggtggttgtggtgGTGGATCGAGTTTGGATTTTAGAGTTATTGATCCTCCCAGGAGACCCTATTCTGGCATTTGGTTTTCGCTTCAAGCCTCACAAAACCA AGCTAAAGAACCCTTCTTGCCTCAAATACCAAATAGCTATCTAAGAATCAG GGATGGAAGGATGACAGTTCGTTTAGTAATGAAATATCTGGCTAACAAGCTGAGATTGGATAGCGAATCAGAG AGATAA